The following are from one region of the Ptychodera flava strain L36383 chromosome 15, AS_Pfla_20210202, whole genome shotgun sequence genome:
- the LOC139152083 gene encoding sialate:O-sulfotransferase 1-like, whose translation MLSVLLVYTQIRLIEHVETPGRSTSPGNRCQLRFSPAHSRPPVALASFPGSGNTWVRHLIEQSTGYYSGNVKRSPILESAGFKGEDEDWRAGTTIVQKTHDFSRDLVRRFRGGILLIRNPYKAMLAEASREYAGKTGFAPMDIYYNEKGWDLYVKKYSSEWESQISQWLLFHEGPLLLVRYEDVKDNPLYELRRINNFLNVTLNDNRVACVIKNMEGKFHRPDDEKKLLGFDPFTEEMHSNIEERIERVNDLLDVKGFKHVARVYPN comes from the exons ATGTTATCAGTTTTGTTAGTGTATACTCAGATCCGTCTTATAGAGCACGTAGAAACGCCAGGCAGAAGCACTTCTCCAG GAAACCGTTGTCAGCTACGATTCAGCCCAGCACACAGTCGTCCACCGGTAGCGTTGGCTAGCTTTCCTGGTTCAGGGAACACTTGGGTGCGGCACCTGATAGAACAGTCAACGGGCTATTACAGCGGCAATGTGAAGAGGAGTCCAATCCTGGAATCCGCAG GTTTTAAAGGAGAGGATGAAGATTGGCGAGCGGGGACTACCATCGTTCAGAAAACACACGACTTCTCGAGAGATCTCGTGAGACGGTTCCGAGGTGGCATTCTTTTAATCAGGAATCCATACAAAGCAATGCTAGCTGAAGCCAGTCGAGAATATGCTGGGAAAACCGGATTTGCTCCCATGGATATTTATTACAATGAAAAAG GCTGGGACTTGTACGTTAAAAAGTACTCTAGCGAATGGGAGAGCCAGATAAGCCAATGGCTTCTCTTCCACGAAGGACCTTTGCTATTGGTTCGCTACGAAGACGTGAAGGACAACCCTCTGTATGAACTGCGCAGAATCAATAATTTCCTGAATGTCACATTGAACGACAACCGAGTGGCATGTGTCATCAAAAATATGGAGGGAAAATTCCACCGACCCGATGACGAGAAAAAACTTCTTGGTTTTGACCCTTTTACGGAAGAGATGCACAGTAACATTGAAGAAAGAATTGAACGTGTCAATGATCTGCTGGATGTCAAAGGATTCAAGCACGTGGCAAGGGTTTACCCTAACTAG